ACCGGAATGGATAGTTGGACACTCCGCCAGCCCGTCGGCGTATGTGTCGGTATTCCGCCGTTCAATTTTCCCGCCATGGTGCCGCTCTGGATGTTTCCTATTGCCATCGCCTGCGGCAATACCTTCGTCTTGAAGCCTTCCGACAAGGTGCCACGCACGGCCACGCGCCTAGTGGAGTTGCTCTACGAGGCAGGGTTACCAGAGGGCGTAGTGAACATCGTGCAAGGAGCAAAGGAGGTCGTGGACGTTTTGCTAGCAGACCCGCGAGTGAAGGCAGTTTCTTTCGTGGGTTCCAGCGCTGTGGCGAAGTATGTCTATCAGACGGCGGCCGCGAACGGCAAACGAGTCCAGGCCCTGGGCGGCGCCAAGAATCACCTGGTCGTGATGCCCGACTGCGACTTGAAAGCAACGGCAAGAGCCATTGCCGGTGCGGCGTTCGGGTGCACTGGCCAACGCTGTTTGGCTACGAGTGTCGTTGTCGCTGTGGGTGAAGCAGCCGAGCCGCTTCTACGTGAACTCGTAGGCGTGGCCGATGCTATCAAAGTCGGCGCGGGCGATCACGAGAAGACAGACATGGGGCCAGTTATTTCCGAAGCGGCCCGCCAGCGCATCCTAGAATGCATTGGGTTGGGCGAGCGCGAAGGGGCTACCCTTATCTGCGACGGACGCGCCATTCAACCCCACGACGGCACGCCCGGATTCTATGTCGGACCAACCATTCTTGATCATGTTCAACCTAAGATGCGCATCGCTCAAGAAGAGATTTTCGGCCCCGTGCTGGGCGTCATGCGAGCGAAGGACTTGCGAGAAGCGATCGACTTGGTCAACCACTCCGGCTTTGGCAATGCAGCAGCCATTTTCACCGAATCTGGGGCTGCGGCAAGGGAATTTGCATCTCTGGTGCAGGCGGGCATGGTGGGTGTCAATGTCGCTGTCCCTGCGCCGGTTGCCTTTCTTCCTTTCGCAGGCTGGAAGGGATCATTCTATGGTGATCTGCATGCCCTCGGGGGGGATGCAGTCCGCTTTTACACGGAAACCAAAGTATTGATCTCCCGCTGGTCGAAATAGATCCACGTGAGAAAAGCCAGATAACCTGACCAACTTTTCGCTGGTCGGCTCAACCGGTGGCCCACCGTACGACTGGCCCATATTGTACCGGAAACGGCTAGTCAGTTTTCCTCTGTTTTTACACCTTCTGTGTTCGAGGGAAGCCACCTATCCTCACAGGTACAAATGAGCTGGGAGGATCTTGGTGATGCCCACAAACAGTTGATTTCGGGCTTCCAGACTCTGGACTAGCGGTCTAAGGGAATGATGCGGTTGCGGACACCCTTGTGGCAGGGTTTTTGGGCAAGCCAAGAATCGCACGCTGGGCAGTGCCCTCGCTTACCTTGCCTGCGAGCAGACCTTTGCCTAGGATGCACCCTCTGAACGCAGACCGGTAATCCTACTGCGATCCAGGATTGCCAGGGGCCGACCCGAGGCCCATACCCTCGCGACGACTAGACGTACCAAAAGGTGGGAAAACTGCGTTGGCTAAGTCATAGAAACGTAGAGGCTGGTGTTGCTCCGTTTCACCCGTCTCAAAGGATTTCTTTTGGTGCGGGGGGCGTATCTGAGAAGCACGCGGGGTGGGGCCAACAGAGTCCGGTCTGCCTCAACCACCTACAACTCGTCCTTAATAACCGCAACTTGCTGAAGACTCGAGTGATTTACGAATTTCCAATGAGACCCATTTTTGCGTCATTGCCCGCCGGCAAACTTGCCGGCCCAAGGTTAATTCATCTTGACAGCACTTATGCCGTTGGTAATATCGTCCCCAAATGATCCTCCACGAACAACGAACGGCGTCGACGGCAGACCTCAGGCTGCCCGTCTTTTGGCCTGGGTCCGCGCCCACCGGCACTGCGG
The window above is part of the Candidatus Acidiferrales bacterium genome. Proteins encoded here:
- a CDS encoding CoA-acylating methylmalonate-semialdehyde dehydrogenase; this encodes MASRIPEVTAQVYTCPIGIGGSWQPSRGRVETLRNPATGEPITQVPYCTAEEVRAAIEAADAAFPAWRGLPVQERVRTLFRFRQLLEDHLKELAGLVTTEQGKTLEEAQGSVRRGIEAVEFACNAPALLMGETMGNVATGMDSWTLRQPVGVCVGIPPFNFPAMVPLWMFPIAIACGNTFVLKPSDKVPRTATRLVELLYEAGLPEGVVNIVQGAKEVVDVLLADPRVKAVSFVGSSAVAKYVYQTAAANGKRVQALGGAKNHLVVMPDCDLKATARAIAGAAFGCTGQRCLATSVVVAVGEAAEPLLRELVGVADAIKVGAGDHEKTDMGPVISEAARQRILECIGLGEREGATLICDGRAIQPHDGTPGFYVGPTILDHVQPKMRIAQEEIFGPVLGVMRAKDLREAIDLVNHSGFGNAAAIFTESGAAAREFASLVQAGMVGVNVAVPAPVAFLPFAGWKGSFYGDLHALGGDAVRFYTETKVLISRWSK